A stretch of Henckelia pumila isolate YLH828 chromosome 4, ASM3356847v2, whole genome shotgun sequence DNA encodes these proteins:
- the LOC140863362 gene encoding phenylalanine--tRNA ligase alpha subunit, cytoplasmic produces MAEDAVLGYLENNEEILDSGKFAEEKGISHDEIVNVIKSLNGFRLLDAQDIKKERWVLTEEGEMYAKDGSPEVQLFLEVPPEGIAREDLQKLKPSIYKIGSQQAIKNKWIEMGKLQVSRKVDHVDDKVRDLLIQIHNGEAIGSGDIDGLKRRKLISSQMWKGYSVKKGPKYTPKRKKVATDLTRENLQRGDWKEIEFKEYNFLAKGQPTEGGCLHPLLKVRRQIQMIFLQMGFEEMPTNNFVESSFWNFDALFQPQQHPARDSHDTFFLKEPSTTRTLPEDYVERVKQVHESGGYGSRGYGYEWKREEANKNLLRTHTTAVSSRMLYALAQGTFAPKSYYSIDRVFRNEAVDRTHLAEFHQIEGLICDRGLTLGHLIGVLHDFFSRLGMSKLKFKPAYNPYTEPSMEIFSYHEGLQKWVEIGNSGMFRPEMLLPMGLPEDVQVIAWGLSLERPTMILYGIDNIRDLFGHKVDLSLIKRNPLCRLGI; encoded by the exons GATATCAAGAAGGAAAGATGGGTGCTTACTGAAGAGGGGGAAATGTACGCCAAGGACGGGTCTCCAGAAGTACAACTCTTTTTAGAAGTACCCCCTGAGGGCATTGCTCGAGAAGATTTACAG AAATTGAAGCCCTCAATTTACAAAATAGGCAGCCAACAGGCCATAAAAAACAAATGGATAGAGATGGGAAAGTTGCAGGTGTCACGAAAG GTTGACCATGTTGATGACAAAGTGAGGGATTTGCTTATACAAATTCACAATGGTGAG GCAATCGGATCTGGCGATATTGATGGTCTCAAACGGAGAAAGCTCATCAGTTCCCA AATGTGGAAAGGCTATTCTGTAAAGAAAGGTCCCAAGTACACACCAAAAAGGAAAAAGGTGGCCACCGACTTAACTCGTGAGAATCTACAAAG GGGTGACTGGAAAGAGATTGAATTTAAAGAATATAACTTCCTTGCAAAGGGTCAGCCAACCGAGGGTGGCTGTCTCCATCCGTTACTTAAG gTTCGGCGGCAAATTCAGATGATATTTCTTCAAATGGG GTTCGAAGAGATGCCTACAAACAATTTTGTAGAGAGCAG CTTCTGGAATTTTGATGCCCTTTTCCAACCACAGCAACATCCTGCTCGTGATTCACATGATACGTTCTTTTTGAAAG AGCCCTCAACAACAAGAACATTACCTGAAGATTACGTTGAGCGGGTTAAACAAGTTCATGAATCTGGTGGTTATGGATCCAGGGG GTATGGCTATGAATGGAAGAGAGAAGAAGCCAACAAGAATCTTCTTCGAACTCATACTACTGCTGTTTCCTCCCGGATGCTTTATGCACTTGCGCAG GGAACATTTGCTCCGAAAAGTTACTATTCAATCGATCGGGTTTTCAGAAATGAAGCGGTAGATCGAACTCACCTTGCTGAATTCCACCAGATAGAAG GCTTAATATGTGATCGTGGACTTACCCTTGGGCATTTGATTGGAGTTTTGCACGACTTCTTTTCTCGTCTTG GAATGTCCAAGCTTAAATTCAAACCTGCATATAATCCCTATACCGAACCCAGCATGGAAATTTTCAG TTATCATGAAGGTTTACAGAAATGGGTCGAAATTGGAAACTCGGGCATGTTTAGACCGGAGATGCTTCTTCCTATGGGGCTTCCAGAAGATGTCCAGGTCATCGCATGGGGGCTTTCCCTTGAAAG ACCCACAATGATTCTGTATGGGATTGATAACATCAGAGATCTCTTCGGCCACAAG GTGGATCTTAGCCTGATCAAGAGAAATCCGTTGTGTCGCCTTGGTATTTAA
- the LOC140865357 gene encoding glycine-rich RNA-binding protein-like yields the protein MADSEFRCFVGGLAWATTDDTLEKAFCHFGDVVDSKVINDRETGRSRGFGFVTFKDEHSMREAIEGMNGQDLDGRNITVNEAQSRGGVGGGGGFRGPRRDGGGGGGYGRREGGYGRREGGYGGGRGGGRGYSRNGGASDGSWRN from the exons ATGGCAGATTCAGAATTCAGATGCTTCGTGGGTGGTTTAGCTTGGGCCACCACCGACGACACCCTGGAGAAGGCCTTCTGTCATTTCGGAGATGTTGTCGATTCCAAG GTCATCAACGATCGCGAGACTGGAAGATCCAGGGGTTTTGGGTTCGTGACGTTTAAGGACGAGCATTCCATGAGAGAAGCCATCGAGGGGATGAACGGCCAGGACCTCGACGGCCGCAATATCACGGTTAACGAAGCTCAGTCCCGCGGCGGAGTCGGAGGTGGAGGTGGTTTCCGTGGACCTCGCCGTGATGGAGGTGGCGGGGGTGGATATGGCCGTCGCGAGGGTGGCTATGGCCGTCGCGAGGGTGGTTATGGTGGAGGTCGCGGTGGCGGCCGTGGGTACTCGAGGAACGGCGGCGCTTCTGATGGGAGCTGGAGGAATTAG